TCTTTCGTTACACATTTTAAGAAGTTGTTTACTTCCACTAATCCGGTTTTTACTCCTGCCCTATTGGATCTTTTTAATCCAGTTATTACGGATACTGACAATAATCTGTTGTGTGCTATTCCCACGGAGGAAGAGATTTTTGCTTCACTGATTAGTTTGGGTAAGGAAAAAGCGCCTGGTCCTAATGGGTTCACTGCTTTATTCTATGTCAAGTATTGGGAATGTATAAAGACTACGATTCTGCTGGCTGTcggtaatttttttgattctaACACTTTGCTAAGAGAACAAAATCATACTTTTATTGCTTTAATTCCAAAGCGATTGGACGCCTCTGTTGTTCATCATTTTAGACCTATTAGCCTTTGTaacattatttacaaaattatctCAAAGCTCTTGGCCAACAGACTCAAGCCACTTTTATCGAAGATTATTTCTCCATTTCAAACTGCTTTTGTGCCGGGTCGTCATATTCAGGATAATTCTATTCTTTCACATGAGATGCTACACTCTCTCAAGAATAAGAGGGGAAGAGGTGGATTAATGGCTTTAAATATTGACATGGAAAAGGCCTTTGATAAAATGGAGTGGAGCTGTGTTTTTATTATCATGGAGAAATTGGGGTTTCATCCAATTTGGATTAATTGGATCCGGATTTGTATCTcaacttcttctttctcaattCTACTGAATGGATCCCCTTTTGGTCTTTTCCGGCCTTCTCGTGGTTTACGTCAAGGTGATCCACTGTctccttttctctttattttgggTACTGAGGTAATTTTCAGACtccttcatcaaagtctacagGGTTTTAAGATTTCAAGGAGATGCTTCCCTCTTAATCATCTTCTATTTGCTGATGATCTGATTATCTTTACACATGCCACCTCTTCGGAAGCTGATATTATCAAGGATTGTTTAACTAAATATAGTCTTTGGTCGGGACAAACGGTTAATATGGAAAAGTCAAATATCCTGTTCAGTGCTAATACTACTGAATCTACTAAAGCTAGTATTCTGGATATTATCCCCTATGCTAATACTCCTAATACTGCTAAACATTTGGGCCTTCCTATGTTCTTTGGCCGTTCTAAACAATATCATTTTTTGGATATTCTTGACAAAGTCAAGGGGAAAATTGAAGGATGGAGATCTAAAACTTTATCACAGGCTGGGAAATCTGTTTTGCTTAAAGTGGTAGCTTCTTCAATCCCTTCTTATGCAATGAGTTCTTTTATGTTCCCTGATATCCTCTGCAATCGTCTAGATGCTGCTTTCAGGAAATTTTGGTGGGGTTTCCCGGTTAATAAAACTCATAATCTCTCTCTGAAGTCGTGGAAATCGATTTGTGTGCCCAAAGATCAGGGTGGTTTGGGCTTCCGTTTGATGAAAGATATCAATGTCTCTCTTATTGCTAAACTTGGGTGGAAGATTCTTGTTAATCATGATGCACTTTGGATCCCTCTCTTCAAGGAGAAATACATTAAATATGGAACTCTACTCTCCTGCCCCCTAACCACTGGTTCCTATATCTGGAATGGCATCACTTCTGTTGTGCCCTTGCTTAAATTAGGTGCCTGTTATGTACCTCATGCATCAAGTTCTCTGGCTATTTGGAATTCGCCGTGGATTCCTACTTTAACCAATTTTCAACCTGTTCCTCGAGTTCCGCGACTCTGCTTCGATTACCCGTTGGTGATTTCGAATCTTATCCATCCGCAGTTTTTAACTTGGAACGTACCACTGCTACACTTTCTTTTTGCTCCTGAAACAGTTACAGAAATTCTTAAGATCTCGACTCGAGCTTTGTCTGACTCTCTTATCTGGACTGCATCGGCTTCAGGGGTTTTCTCTTCCAAGACAGCTCATCATTTGTATTCTTCCTCTCGATCCACTCCTGTCTCGCATGTTTCTTCTAGCAGTTGGAAAGGTTTGTGGAAGCTGAAGCTCAATCATAGACTCAAACTTTTTCTCTGGAAAATGACCTGGAATATTGTCCCCACCAAGGATCGAATTGCACAGTCAATTATAACTACTCAAAGGGATTCTTCATGCTCTTTATGCTCTGCTTCAACAGATTCGCAGCTCCACCTCTTTTTCTCATGCCCTGTTGCGAAGGTCATTTGGCGGAACTCTTTCTGGCCTTTGGATATTACTGCCTTATGTATCTCTGATATTTCTGATTGGctaaatattattcttcatcCGGGAATATTAGGTATTCCGCCTGCCGATTTTCATCTATTCCAAATATTTGCAATGGTAGCTTGTGATAGTATCTGGTACTCTCGAAACAAAGCTCATCATGATGGGTGGATTCCGAATGCTTTATCAATCTCCGCTGATGTTAACCGTAAATCACGGACACATTTTCAGGCTTGGTCAAATAAAATTTCTCCTGTTCGTCAGATCTGGACTAAGCCTGCTCCTCTTTGCTTCAAAATTAACTATGATACAGCTATCCGTCGGAATTTCTCAGCTCAGGCAGCAGTTTGTAGAGACTCTACGGGTGCTATTATTCAAGTATTGATGAGAATCAGTCCTTTATGCACCCCTTTGTATGGAGAAGCAACCGCAGCTCTTCTTGCAGCCACTTTGTGCTCATCTATGGGATTGTCCAATGTAATTTTTGAAGGGGATTCCTTGACAGTTAACCTTGCAATTAATAAGGGATTACTCAAGACTGGCGTATTTCGTCCATCATATCGGAGTTCTTTTCAACTATATCATCCACTCCAAGCTGGTCTGCTAGTAACAtcaaccgaagtgcaaacttctgcgCCCACTATGTGGCTGATTGGGCCGCGACTAGATTTACCTCTAGCTGCATTCCCACCTCTGTTTTGTCTTTTACACCTTTTTGTTCGTCCATTCCTCTCTGTTTTGGAATGGATTTTTCATTCTCCTTTAAAGTTCCTTGAATTCTTGCTCATGTAAGCTTTGTATGCTTGTTACTgttgtacttataaaaaaagaaaaaaagaaaaagtagaccctttttttttttttttttataagtaatgcaaatttattaaaaaaacagctTAAGACACCCCTAATACatacggagtatacaagaagtaaCAGCCTCACCACTGACCCTACGCaaacagcccacaaaacaacACAACCCTAAGCAACTAAAGCTCACACCTCTCAATCTTATCCCACCTCCTATgttcctcatcaagggcagatAGGAAAGCCACAATTTTATCCTCTTCCCCCTTGTCCCCGGATCCTATCGAAGACCAAAACAAAGACCACTCCATAGGAGAAATAGCCTGGGAACCGCATGTAGAGTTGAGAGCACTAGCTCTACTAGAACAACCCCCTCCAGAGAAACCATGCTTTGAAAAAGTAGACCTTATAAAAGCTCTCACAATTACATGCCAAATTTACAAATAATATggggaaaatgataaatgtacatcacatgtacaacaagtgtacaacacccctctcacatggggtggacTCCACACACTGTggggcccaccccatgtgagtggggtgttgtacacttgttgtacatGTGATGTACGGGAATCACCTCTCATAATATGGGCAAGTAAATTAGGTGTAATTGTGTTTGAATCTCAATCCATCCCTAAAGGTTGTCTATTCAAACATACTTCTTTCTTCCCTAGCTTCTCTTCGGCAATAAatgttgaatgaaaatataaaaaatatttgctaATTTAGCTTAAACATTTTCCAACACAACATTCTAAGCAAATGGGctaaatcataattttattttattttttttaagtaaatcatAACAAAAGTTAAAATACGGTAATGCCCATCTCTAAAATACTGTAAATACCAAATTACCACAACTTATAAAAATCACTAAATTACCTCCGTAACTCTTTCTACTTTCTAGAGGTCTCCTTAATTCATTCTttgattttcaaaatcaatGGCATTCTACCAACTTGGCAACTCCCTCAGCCACCTTCTCAATTCACCCTTAGCTCCATCTATTCTTCAGAAAATAGAATCAATTTCTCTTTTGATAGGAGGTTTTGGAATAAAACGCAAAAAAATTACCCACCCTAACCAGtaaccacacaacaaccccttcAATACAAGCATCTTCTCTCTTGAAATTCAACCATTGTCAGTTGGATCCTTACTTCAATAATATTAC
The sequence above is drawn from the Alnus glutinosa chromosome 11, dhAlnGlut1.1, whole genome shotgun sequence genome and encodes:
- the LOC133881091 gene encoding uncharacterized protein LOC133881091, encoding MVHAPPSGSQGGLVLAWKPDVNIVSFYVTCNIICVWHYSDTPLIKCMLTFVYGPPYKNLCSAFWKAMNTLGVSYNDPWVCIGDFNSITSPDDKFGGRAFDSFSPSLFADFMDGFGMIDLGFSGNPFTWSNHHQCSGLIKERLDRGVANCHWIHFFPSYSVVHLPAHSSDHCPVLLNTSPILPSLPRPFRFEAFWTRDPTCGIVIEEAWSPFIAGSPSYCLTKKLKLTKEAIKFWNKHFFGKIKSKVDRTLLLLDKVQQAPPSDANLATELHLQSLLDEYLLQEESLWKTKSRELWLTTTDLNTRFFHTSTIIRRRRNFISMLQTPGGGWISDRADIGISFVTHFKKLFTSTNPVFTPALLDLFNPVITDTDNNLLCAIPTEEEIFASLISLGKEKAPGPNGFTALFYVKYWECIKTTILLAVGNFFDSNTLLREQNHTFIALIPKRLDASVVHHFRPISLCNIIYKIISKLLANRLKPLLSKIISPFQTAFVPGRHIQDNSILSHEMLHSLKNKRGRGGLMALNIDMEKAFDKMEWSCVFIIMEKLGFHPIWINWIRICISTSSFSILLNGSPFGLFRPSRGLRQGDPLSPFLFILGTEVIFRLLHQSLQGFKISRRCFPLNHLLFADDLIIFTHATSSEADIIKDCLTKYSLWSGQTVNMEKSNILFSANTTESTKASILDIIPYANTPNTAKHLGLPMFFGRSKQYHFLDILDKVKGKIEGWRSKTLSQAGKSVLLKVVASSIPSYAMSSFMFPDILCNRLDAAFRKFWWGFPVNKTHNLSLKSWKSICVPKDQGGLGFRLMKDINVSLIAKLGWKILVNHDALWIPLFKEKYIKYGTLLSCPLTTGSYIWNGITSVVPLLKLGACYVPHASSSLAIWNSPWIPTLTNFQPVPRVPRLCFDYPLVISNLIHPQFLTWNVPLLHFLFAPETVTEILKISTRALSDSLIWTASASGVFSSKTAHHLYSSSRSTPVSHVSSSSWKGLWKLKLNHRLKLFLWKMTWNIVPTKDRIAQSIITTQRDSSCSLCSASTDSQLHLFFSCPVAKVIWRNSFWPLDITALCISDISDWLNIILHPGILGIPPADFHLFQIFAMVACDSIWYSRNKAHHDGWIPNALSISADVNRKSRTHFQAWSNKISPVRQIWTKPAPLCFKINYDTAIRRNFSAQAAVCRDSTGAIIQVLMRISPLCTPLYGEATAALLAATLCSSMGLSNVIFEGDSLTVNLAINKGLLKTGVFRPSYRSSFQLYHPLQAGLLVTSTEVQTSAPTMWLIGPRLDLPLAAFPPLFCLLHLFVRPFLSVLEWIFHSPLKFLEFLLM